In Zhaonella formicivorans, one DNA window encodes the following:
- a CDS encoding biotin--[acetyl-CoA-carboxylase] ligase, with the protein MREDILNLLKRQQGQFVSGEELSRMLNVSRTAVWKHIQALREEGYRIESFSKLGYRLEGVPDKMLPQEIANGLNTKSLGKNIIFFEEIESTNIEAKKRADQHSPEGLMVIAESQTGGKGRLGRSWLSPAGKGLWFSLILRPPISPLEAGQITLVAAIAITQVLREQYFLPAGIKWPNDILLNSKKVCGILTEMKAEADAVNYLVLGIGINVNLQEADFPEDVRTTATSLAIEQGRQLNRVKLLQTILEALEKLYYSYLEDGFGPVLELWKSYNVTLGKEVKITTWQNTLSGKAVDVDAAGGLVVLLPDGSSQTFYSGDVTLKESRQSSVTSN; encoded by the coding sequence TTGCGTGAGGATATCTTAAATCTGCTGAAAAGGCAACAGGGCCAATTTGTATCCGGAGAGGAGCTAAGCAGGATGCTGAACGTAAGCCGGACTGCGGTCTGGAAGCATATCCAGGCTTTACGGGAGGAAGGATATCGCATAGAATCGTTCTCCAAGCTTGGCTATAGGTTGGAGGGTGTTCCAGATAAAATGCTGCCCCAAGAAATAGCCAACGGGTTAAATACTAAATCCCTTGGCAAAAATATAATCTTTTTCGAAGAAATTGAATCTACCAATATAGAGGCTAAAAAGAGGGCTGACCAACACAGCCCTGAAGGCCTCATGGTGATTGCTGAAAGCCAAACCGGAGGCAAAGGGCGTTTGGGCAGGTCGTGGCTGTCTCCTGCTGGGAAAGGTTTATGGTTTTCCCTTATTTTACGTCCCCCGATTAGTCCGCTGGAGGCAGGGCAGATAACTCTCGTTGCAGCTATTGCCATTACCCAGGTATTGCGAGAGCAGTATTTTCTACCTGCAGGGATTAAATGGCCCAACGACATTTTGCTCAACAGTAAAAAGGTTTGTGGCATTCTAACGGAAATGAAAGCAGAAGCTGATGCTGTTAATTATCTTGTGTTAGGTATTGGAATCAATGTCAACCTGCAAGAGGCTGATTTTCCCGAGGACGTGAGAACTACTGCAACTTCGCTGGCCATCGAACAGGGGCGGCAGTTAAACCGGGTGAAATTGCTGCAAACTATTCTTGAGGCGCTGGAAAAGCTTTATTACAGCTACTTGGAAGACGGGTTTGGACCTGTTTTGGAGCTTTGGAAAAGCTATAACGTAACGCTGGGCAAGGAAGTTAAAATAACTACCTGGCAAAATACCTTGAGCGGCAAAGCTGTAGATGTAGATGCGGCAGGGGGGCTGGTGGTTTTGCTCCCTGATGGGAGCAGTCAAACATTTTACAGCGGGGACGTTACGCTTAAAGAGAGTCGCCAGTCATCAGTTACCAGTAACTAG
- a CDS encoding formate--tetrahydrofolate ligase gives MPSDIEIAQAAKMKPIVEIAKQLGLSEDDIELYGKYKAKISMDAIKRLQDKPDGKLILVTAINPTPAGEGKTTTSVGLTDGLAKLGKKVIVCLREPSLGPSFGVKGGAAGGGYAQVVPMEDINLHFTGDLHAITYAHNLLAAMIDNHIHQGNALNIDPRTVVFRRVIDLNDRALRKCVIGLGGRTEGVPRETGFDITVASEVMAILCLADSLMDMKERFSKIVIGYTYDGKPVTAADLEAQGSMTLLMKDAIKPNLVQTLENTPAFVHGGPFANIAHGCNSLTATKTALKLADYVVTEAGFGADLGAEKFFDLKCRFGNLKPSAVVIVATVRALKMHGGVPKTELAAENMEALAKGFENLQKHIENVAKYGVPAVVAINAFPTDTEKELQFVYDKCRELGAEVALSEVWAKGGEGGKELAQKVLDTIEQKPSNFKVLYETELPIKDKIAKIATEIYGARGVVYTAEAEKTIAKFTEMGYGNLPICMAKTQYSLSDDQTKIGRPRDFDITVREVRLSAGAGFLVCITGAIMTMPGLPKRPAACSIDIDENGVISGLF, from the coding sequence GTGCCAAGTGATATCGAAATTGCCCAAGCGGCGAAAATGAAGCCTATTGTTGAGATCGCTAAGCAGCTTGGTCTTAGTGAGGACGATATTGAACTATACGGCAAATACAAAGCCAAGATCTCCATGGATGCTATTAAGAGACTGCAGGACAAGCCAGACGGCAAGCTGATTCTGGTAACTGCCATTAACCCAACCCCTGCCGGGGAAGGTAAAACAACCACCAGCGTTGGTTTAACCGATGGCTTGGCTAAACTGGGTAAAAAAGTTATAGTCTGCTTGCGGGAGCCTTCCTTAGGACCTAGCTTCGGCGTAAAAGGCGGTGCCGCCGGCGGTGGTTATGCTCAAGTTGTGCCTATGGAAGATATTAACCTCCACTTTACAGGTGACTTACACGCAATTACATATGCCCACAACCTGCTGGCTGCCATGATCGATAACCATATCCACCAGGGCAACGCTTTGAACATCGATCCGCGTACCGTGGTTTTCCGCAGGGTTATCGACCTAAATGACCGGGCGCTGAGAAAGTGCGTCATCGGTTTAGGCGGACGCACAGAAGGTGTACCTCGCGAGACCGGTTTTGATATTACAGTGGCTTCTGAAGTTATGGCTATTCTTTGCCTGGCTGACAGCTTGATGGATATGAAGGAGCGTTTCAGCAAGATAGTTATCGGTTATACCTATGACGGCAAGCCCGTTACAGCTGCTGACTTGGAAGCTCAAGGATCCATGACCCTGCTGATGAAGGATGCCATTAAGCCAAACCTGGTTCAAACTTTGGAAAACACACCTGCTTTCGTTCACGGCGGTCCTTTCGCCAATATCGCCCACGGCTGCAACAGCTTAACAGCTACTAAGACTGCTTTGAAACTGGCTGATTACGTAGTAACAGAGGCTGGCTTTGGTGCTGATCTGGGCGCTGAGAAATTCTTCGACCTGAAGTGCCGCTTTGGTAACCTGAAGCCCTCTGCCGTAGTCATTGTTGCCACTGTCCGGGCCCTCAAGATGCACGGCGGAGTACCGAAGACAGAACTGGCCGCTGAAAATATGGAAGCTTTGGCTAAAGGTTTTGAAAACCTGCAGAAACACATTGAAAACGTTGCCAAGTACGGCGTGCCTGCCGTGGTTGCCATTAATGCGTTCCCAACGGACACCGAAAAAGAGCTGCAGTTCGTTTACGACAAGTGCCGTGAACTGGGTGCCGAAGTTGCCTTGTCAGAGGTTTGGGCTAAGGGTGGAGAAGGCGGTAAAGAGTTGGCGCAAAAGGTACTTGACACTATTGAACAGAAACCTTCCAACTTCAAAGTGCTGTACGAGACCGAGCTGCCCATCAAAGACAAAATCGCCAAAATTGCTACCGAAATTTACGGTGCAAGGGGCGTAGTTTATACAGCTGAAGCCGAAAAGACTATTGCTAAGTTCACCGAAATGGGTTACGGCAATCTGCCTATCTGCATGGCTAAAACCCAATACTCCTTATCCGATGATCAGACCAAGATTGGCCGTCCCAGAGACTTCGATATCACTGTTCGCGAGGTTCGCCTTTCCGCAGGTGCCGGCTTCCTGGTATGCATTACCGGCGCTATTATGACCATGCCGGGTCTGCCCAAACGTCCTGCCGCTTGCAGCATAGATATTGATGAAAACGGCGTGATCAGCGGCTTATTCTAA
- a CDS encoding type III pantothenate kinase produces the protein MLLLFDVGNTNIVLGVYRGDEIIAYWRIATDRAKTADEYGILLRQLFQSSDLNIRDIKHIAISSVVPPLNIALEEMANKYFGVKPLIVGPGVKTGMPIVFDNPKEVGGDRIVNAVAAFAKYGGPCIVVDFGTATTYDAISAKGEYLGGAIAPGIGISTEALFQHAAKLPRIELVKPKNVIGKSTVVCMQAGIVYGYIGQIEGIVKRMKAELGGQAFVVATGGLARLFEGETPSIDRVDLLLTLEGLKIIFERNQ, from the coding sequence ATGCTGCTTTTGTTTGATGTAGGTAATACCAATATTGTACTGGGCGTTTACCGCGGGGATGAAATAATTGCTTACTGGAGGATAGCCACTGACCGCGCTAAAACCGCCGATGAATATGGCATTTTGTTGCGTCAGCTTTTTCAGTCCTCTGACTTAAATATTCGGGATATCAAGCATATAGCTATTTCCTCCGTGGTTCCCCCTTTAAACATTGCTCTGGAAGAGATGGCCAACAAATATTTCGGGGTTAAGCCGCTCATCGTTGGTCCCGGAGTTAAAACCGGCATGCCAATTGTCTTTGACAACCCTAAGGAAGTAGGTGGAGACCGGATCGTCAACGCAGTGGCAGCCTTTGCCAAATACGGAGGACCTTGTATAGTTGTAGACTTCGGCACGGCCACTACTTACGATGCTATTTCCGCCAAGGGAGAATACCTGGGGGGTGCCATTGCTCCAGGGATTGGAATATCCACGGAAGCATTGTTCCAACATGCTGCCAAACTCCCCAGGATTGAACTGGTCAAGCCTAAGAATGTAATTGGCAAAAGCACCGTTGTGTGCATGCAGGCAGGTATTGTTTACGGTTATATCGGGCAGATCGAGGGAATTGTCAAAAGAATGAAAGCTGAACTTGGAGGACAGGCTTTTGTGGTGGCTACAGGTGGTTTAGCCAGGCTCTTTGAAGGGGAAACTCCCAGCATCGATCGGGTGGATTTGCTTTTAACCCTTGAAGGGCTTAAAATTATTTTTGAACGAAATCAATAA
- a CDS encoding ECF transporter S component, translating into MMRLATRQVVIAGLLGAIAIILGATGLGFVPVPTPAGRATIMHVPAIIAGILEGPAVGFLVGLIFGLFSFMQANAFFADPMVAIVPRMLIGVAAYLAYRPFADRPLFGAGVAAVAGTLTNTIGVLSLAVLKGYIPSWVIAGGIVVSHGLPEVIVAVIIVVLVVKATSKFER; encoded by the coding sequence ATGATGCGTTTAGCCACAAGGCAAGTTGTAATTGCGGGGCTGCTTGGTGCTATTGCCATTATTTTGGGTGCTACCGGTTTAGGTTTTGTACCTGTGCCCACTCCTGCGGGAAGAGCTACAATTATGCATGTTCCGGCTATTATAGCGGGAATTTTGGAAGGGCCGGCAGTAGGTTTTTTGGTAGGACTTATTTTTGGGTTATTCAGTTTTATGCAGGCTAACGCTTTTTTTGCGGATCCTATGGTAGCTATTGTACCCCGAATGTTGATTGGTGTTGCAGCTTATTTGGCCTACCGGCCTTTCGCTGATCGGCCTTTATTCGGCGCCGGTGTTGCGGCGGTAGCGGGAACACTCACCAATACCATAGGGGTACTCAGCCTGGCTGTACTCAAGGGCTATATACCTTCCTGGGTGATTGCCGGCGGAATAGTAGTATCCCATGGCCTGCCCGAAGTAATAGTAGCTGTTATCATCGTAGTGCTGGTTGTAAAAGCTACGTCAAAGTTTGAAAGGTGA